From one Leptospira paudalimensis genomic stretch:
- a CDS encoding discoidin domain-containing protein: MKDHLIRTSHPYSLPIQSVSTTGTYEIKNNEFLSFFEEKEQSSLSSIIFQFDDVVFFNGIELLPGKDGLDFFPDSFRFELSHDGKYWEPILQESSFRKSFKTSAKWLFSLTSARYVKFISKISRKASNGKNRISFGPLKILISGVQSIQVSSELDRLYVKENLFDTRPDYGWSSKKKEEPADEYVILDMGSVNRIEEFRMLTKNDAITNFPERFIVYYSEDDLTWHQLHEENYFLSEPGTWYKWRFPPVNLRFLKIVFIDEKQANKKEYTTEVIEIELYSSADKKESGGPTREPLPYASVLRSGIIRLAVDGEVKEGVVVQSNDRRLRDATTEYRGIVELASDGEEKPGVVVQGNDKRLKIASELTHGLVRLARSGEARPGLVVQSDDERLRNASTDHPGIVELALDGETRPGVAVQGNDSRLKIATKKSVGLVQLAEAGETAIDKVVTGDDPRLKDATTTAKGIVQLAPNGGEESNTVVQGNDKRLKLANTEAHGIVQLAHSGENKAGVVVQGNDKRLAKAGFDDAGIVVLANHGEAVPGKVVLSDDPRLSDKREPKPHTHPYAEKEHDINSHTGLLKITGEAESISKGFVPPQSSDAIIYGKNTKNGTGLVGVSSGSGVVGFGDSIGVYGISKGKETTRSAGILGAGTTSPGGRFVSQSEFAIVVDGKGIPEYELIGSGKAIYANGESVFEGNLRITKDGGEECIARYFRLDGKDVITSGDLLVATEETGVLGRSKHPYSTNVIGVAVANANVVFGKKEKGVEYVLVALLGMAKLHVDATQVPIYPGDLLVSGLTSGHAIKADPSKLKPGMLVAKAMEACKRDKGHILCLLTFS, from the coding sequence ATGAAAGATCATTTAATTCGCACAAGCCACCCCTACTCTTTGCCCATCCAATCGGTTTCCACAACGGGAACGTATGAAATCAAAAATAATGAGTTTTTGTCATTTTTTGAAGAAAAGGAACAATCCTCTCTCTCCTCGATCATTTTCCAATTTGACGATGTTGTTTTTTTTAATGGGATCGAGTTATTGCCAGGGAAAGATGGATTGGATTTTTTCCCAGATTCATTCCGTTTTGAGTTATCCCATGATGGTAAGTATTGGGAACCCATCTTACAAGAGTCATCCTTTCGCAAATCATTCAAAACTTCCGCTAAATGGTTATTTTCATTAACAAGCGCTCGTTATGTGAAGTTTATTTCAAAAATTTCAAGAAAAGCAAGTAACGGGAAAAATCGGATTAGTTTTGGTCCATTAAAAATCTTAATCAGTGGCGTTCAGTCAATTCAAGTTAGTTCTGAGTTAGATAGACTCTATGTGAAAGAAAATTTATTCGATACAAGGCCTGATTATGGATGGTCTTCTAAGAAAAAGGAAGAACCTGCTGATGAATATGTGATTTTGGATATGGGATCAGTCAACCGGATTGAAGAATTTCGGATGTTAACGAAAAACGATGCCATCACCAATTTCCCTGAAAGGTTCATTGTTTATTACAGTGAAGATGATCTAACTTGGCATCAGTTACATGAAGAAAATTATTTTTTATCAGAGCCAGGAACTTGGTACAAGTGGCGTTTTCCACCAGTCAATTTACGATTTTTAAAAATTGTTTTTATCGATGAAAAACAAGCTAACAAAAAAGAATACACCACCGAAGTCATAGAAATCGAATTGTATTCCAGTGCAGATAAAAAGGAATCAGGTGGTCCAACCAGAGAACCACTTCCCTATGCTTCTGTTTTAAGATCAGGAATCATTCGGCTCGCAGTTGATGGTGAAGTAAAAGAAGGTGTTGTCGTCCAATCTAATGATCGAAGGTTAAGAGACGCAACAACCGAATACCGTGGGATTGTGGAACTTGCATCTGACGGGGAAGAAAAACCAGGTGTTGTTGTCCAAGGGAATGATAAACGCCTAAAAATCGCCTCCGAACTCACTCATGGTCTCGTGAGACTTGCAAGGAGTGGTGAAGCAAGGCCGGGTCTTGTCGTTCAATCGGATGATGAGAGGTTACGAAATGCTTCTACAGATCACCCCGGAATCGTAGAACTTGCATTAGATGGCGAAACACGCCCAGGTGTTGCCGTCCAAGGTAATGATTCTCGATTAAAAATTGCGACAAAAAAATCGGTAGGACTTGTTCAACTAGCAGAAGCTGGTGAAACTGCGATTGATAAAGTGGTTACAGGAGATGACCCTAGATTAAAGGATGCTACAACTACTGCAAAAGGGATTGTACAGTTAGCGCCGAATGGTGGAGAGGAATCAAATACCGTTGTCCAAGGAAATGATAAACGTCTAAAACTTGCCAATACGGAAGCACATGGAATTGTCCAACTTGCACATTCAGGTGAAAATAAAGCTGGTGTTGTTGTCCAAGGAAACGATAAACGTCTCGCCAAAGCAGGGTTTGACGATGCAGGTATAGTTGTGTTGGCCAATCATGGGGAAGCAGTACCTGGAAAGGTTGTTTTGTCAGATGATCCAAGATTGTCAGATAAAAGAGAACCAAAACCACATACACATCCATACGCTGAAAAAGAACATGATATTAACTCACATACTGGATTATTAAAGATTACAGGTGAAGCTGAATCTATCTCCAAAGGATTTGTTCCACCACAATCAAGTGATGCGATCATTTACGGAAAAAATACGAAGAATGGTACAGGGCTTGTGGGAGTTTCTTCTGGTTCGGGTGTTGTTGGCTTTGGAGATTCTATCGGAGTTTACGGGATATCCAAAGGGAAAGAAACTACTCGGTCAGCTGGAATTTTAGGTGCCGGCACAACGTCACCCGGTGGTCGGTTTGTTTCACAGTCTGAGTTTGCCATTGTTGTTGATGGGAAAGGAATTCCTGAATATGAATTGATTGGTTCCGGGAAAGCAATTTATGCTAATGGAGAATCGGTTTTTGAAGGGAACCTTCGCATAACGAAGGACGGTGGCGAAGAATGTATTGCTCGTTATTTTAGACTCGATGGGAAGGATGTAATCACTTCCGGTGATTTACTTGTGGCAACCGAGGAAACGGGAGTACTCGGAAGGAGCAAACACCCCTACTCTACCAATGTGATTGGTGTCGCGGTTGCAAATGCTAATGTTGTTTTTGGTAAAAAAGAAAAAGGCGTAGAATACGTGTTAGTGGCATTACTTGGAATGGCAAAACTTCATGTGGATGCAACACAAGTGCCCATTTACCCTGGAGATCTTTTGGTTTCGGGACTCACTTCTGGTCATGCGATCAAAGCGGATCCTTCCAAATTAAAACCAGGTATGTTGGTAGCAAAGGCAATGGAAGCATGTAAACGAGATAAAGGTCATATCCTTTGCCTCTTAACTTTCTCCTAA
- a CDS encoding helix-turn-helix domain-containing protein: protein MSDQRHPYIRLMTDIIDSGVWAGLSHAAKTLYPVLLKFSDYNFKPVWPNTETLMRLTGFKTKKSIVTAKKELTQAGLLYQVPGSGRTSTRYHFSFHYEGSRITPLGDMSIHPRGTEPGTAEGVILPTKGVTAGSPNHINITISNTNHVPEAKDPSESKRDAKEGKKDFETLVDLFGPDIALEAYRKAVDLHMESNVSYVQTLCRELVSAHRKEVLNSGHDSGKEPSLPHPASWSGFLAWASKELTESSYRQLEKIQVTTDGNVIIVSSPILGHLRQIIQMYFTERVKPVVLVVFTEKEEGSRVGEIR from the coding sequence TTGAGCGACCAGCGACATCCCTATATCCGCCTGATGACCGACATCATCGATTCTGGTGTCTGGGCAGGGTTATCCCATGCTGCAAAGACGTTGTATCCTGTGCTTTTAAAATTCAGTGACTACAACTTCAAACCTGTTTGGCCAAACACAGAAACCCTGATGCGCCTAACAGGATTCAAAACTAAAAAATCCATCGTGACTGCCAAAAAAGAATTAACACAAGCAGGCCTACTCTACCAAGTTCCAGGTAGTGGAAGGACATCCACAAGATACCATTTTTCTTTCCACTATGAGGGTTCCAGAATTACCCCTCTGGGAGATATGTCGATACACCCCAGAGGGACCGAGCCAGGGACCGCTGAGGGAGTCATTTTACCCACAAAGGGGGTTACAGCTGGATCCCCTAACCATATTAATATAACTATATCCAATACAAACCATGTACCAGAAGCAAAGGACCCTAGCGAAAGTAAGAGAGATGCAAAAGAAGGGAAAAAAGACTTTGAAACACTTGTCGATTTGTTTGGTCCTGACATTGCTTTAGAAGCATATCGTAAAGCTGTGGACCTTCATATGGAATCGAATGTTTCGTATGTACAAACTCTTTGCAGGGAATTGGTGAGTGCCCATCGAAAGGAAGTGCTTAATTCTGGGCATGATTCAGGAAAAGAACCCTCCCTACCCCACCCAGCCTCTTGGTCTGGGTTTTTGGCATGGGCTTCGAAGGAATTGACAGAATCATCCTATCGGCAGTTGGAAAAAATCCAGGTGACTACTGATGGAAACGTAATCATCGTTTCCTCTCCGATTCTTGGTCATTTACGCCAAATCATCCAAATGTATTTTACAGAACGGGTGAAACCAGTAGTTCTCGTAGTGTTTACAGAAAAAGAAGAAGGTTCACGTGTCGGTGAAATTCGATAG
- a CDS encoding 1,4-dihydroxy-6-naphthoate synthase yields MISLAYSPCPNDTFLFYHLIRNTGYPVKEELYDVENLNEFAFEGKFPVTKLSFAAFFHIIDKYILLETGSALGRGCGPLLVRKKNTNTNLENCKSLYIPGQLTTANLLLSLYTNGTHKPTALRYDEIIPKLLTEENTLGVIIHEERFTYEERGLEKVVDLGEWWESSTGYPIPLGAIAIRRDIPREEALKFQSELQKSLRDAYQEPKEMMDYIKENSQNKEDSVIKAHINLYVNEFTKSLGKEGHDAVTYLFQRAIEAGFINKPTSNLSLFLGES; encoded by the coding sequence ATGATTTCACTTGCTTATTCACCTTGCCCAAATGACACTTTTCTCTTTTATCACCTGATTCGTAACACAGGTTATCCAGTCAAAGAAGAACTTTACGATGTTGAAAACTTAAATGAATTTGCATTTGAAGGTAAATTCCCGGTAACCAAACTTTCGTTTGCTGCTTTTTTCCACATCATTGATAAATACATATTATTGGAAACAGGTTCTGCTTTAGGACGTGGTTGTGGCCCACTTCTCGTCAGAAAAAAAAATACAAACACCAACTTAGAAAATTGCAAATCTCTGTATATCCCAGGACAATTGACTACCGCCAATTTGTTGTTATCCCTTTATACAAATGGCACACATAAACCAACCGCACTTCGTTATGATGAAATCATTCCAAAACTTTTAACGGAAGAAAATACTTTAGGAGTGATCATTCACGAAGAAAGGTTTACATACGAAGAAAGAGGACTAGAAAAGGTGGTTGATCTTGGAGAATGGTGGGAATCATCTACAGGATACCCAATTCCTCTAGGTGCTATTGCCATCAGAAGGGACATCCCAAGAGAAGAAGCACTCAAATTCCAATCGGAACTTCAAAAAAGCCTAAGAGATGCTTACCAAGAACCAAAAGAAATGATGGATTACATCAAGGAAAACTCTCAGAATAAAGAAGATTCCGTGATCAAGGCTCATATCAATTTATATGTAAACGAATTTACAAAATCACTGGGAAAAGAAGGACACGATGCTGTAACTTATCTTTTCCAAAGGGCGATTGAGGCAGGATTTATCAATAAACCTACCTCAAATCTATCGCTGTTTTTAGGAGAAAGTTAA
- a CDS encoding AZOBR_p60025 family cell surface glycopolymer formation protein, which produces MKPRQLWIIMFFFILGVVGIIQFKISPYNHSLSALIGLWEGFYEINPNLVDPNFVVYKSGGYDGQFFYLLAKDLFNDSDWNLIVDSYYFRYHRIGLSLISGYVSHLLGSEHYPIITLAILFSTFLFSVYCLYQLLPEKSKWLVLFYILSPYSLNSNLLLVADSFFVSLAIISYYFYTKNNLALSFLFFLITVFTRELGVLFLAPIVLGAMYHKRWKEVILFSLPGILFLGFLYFGWKNSPNHLGTNPLGFKDMTDVPLFGFVKSFFDHNQFQFKLKEFPKLLFLVSFLSMIMISISSIRNSFQKDLNLLVPILGSLFVITIAEEGYWRSFDNLSRMFTLILPFSLLLEGVNKKLSFKIFLSTSLTLFFFLLIRIFFITPTKEYFLAL; this is translated from the coding sequence GTGAAACCGCGGCAACTCTGGATTATCATGTTTTTTTTCATTTTGGGAGTAGTGGGGATCATTCAATTTAAAATATCTCCCTACAACCATTCACTGTCTGCATTAATTGGGCTTTGGGAAGGATTTTATGAAATCAATCCAAACTTAGTCGATCCAAATTTTGTCGTATATAAATCAGGCGGATATGATGGACAATTTTTTTACTTACTCGCAAAAGATTTGTTTAACGATTCAGATTGGAACTTAATTGTAGATAGTTATTATTTCCGTTACCATAGAATCGGATTATCTCTCATTTCTGGATATGTTTCTCATTTATTAGGTAGCGAACATTATCCGATCATTACCCTTGCGATTTTATTTTCGACATTTTTATTTTCTGTTTATTGTTTATACCAATTACTTCCCGAAAAATCAAAATGGCTAGTTTTGTTTTATATCCTCTCTCCCTATTCCCTAAATTCCAATTTATTATTAGTTGCTGATTCTTTTTTTGTGAGTTTAGCAATCATTAGTTATTATTTTTATACAAAAAATAACTTAGCTCTTTCGTTTCTATTTTTCCTGATCACAGTCTTCACAAGAGAGCTGGGGGTTTTATTTTTAGCTCCGATTGTATTGGGAGCCATGTACCATAAACGATGGAAAGAAGTAATTCTGTTTTCCTTACCAGGTATTTTGTTTTTGGGTTTTTTATATTTCGGATGGAAAAACTCCCCAAATCATTTAGGGACAAACCCACTTGGTTTCAAAGATATGACTGATGTTCCTTTATTTGGATTTGTAAAAAGTTTTTTTGACCATAACCAATTTCAATTCAAACTAAAGGAATTCCCCAAACTACTTTTCCTAGTTTCGTTTTTAAGTATGATTATGATATCGATTTCATCTATCAGAAACTCATTTCAAAAGGATCTAAACTTACTTGTTCCTATCCTTGGAAGCTTATTTGTCATAACCATTGCAGAAGAGGGGTACTGGAGGTCTTTTGATAATCTAAGCAGAATGTTTACACTCATTTTACCTTTCAGTCTACTTCTAGAAGGAGTAAATAAAAAACTAAGTTTTAAAATCTTTCTTAGCACCTCTCTTACTTTGTTTTTCTTTTTACTAATTCGAATTTTTTTCATCACACCAACAAAGGAATATTTTTTAGCATTATGA